A window of Pseudomonadota bacterium genomic DNA:
GCATCATCAGCCGGGCTTCCGTCACCTGAGCCACCTCGCCAATCATGACTTGTTGCAGAGACGCGTCATAAAACCAAAGCCTCTTACCATCAGAAACCAGCAGCTGGGCATCCGGTTCCTTAAACTCCCAGCGCATGCAATCAGGAATTTTAAAATAGACTTTCCCCCGGGAAATTACCGGTTCTTCAACATCAGGCAGATGGGCCTCCTGCACAAAATCCCCTTGCCATAAACCAGGTTGCTCAAAAACTGCTTTTATCCGGCTCAGGATTTTTTTCTGGCCGCTGCCCGCTTTACAAGAGGCAGTCATGGGGAAACAACAGAAAACAACACTCAAAATTACAGTCAATAACCATAACGAAATAAATCGCCGACAACAATAAAGTACCACGTAAACTCCTTTATGTTCAGTCACTCAGATTACCCCTTCCTCTCCATATATATTCTACAGAACCGGTGAAAATATCCGGCATATATCCTCGACAAATTCCCGCACTTTGCCTCGCTGGTGGATTTCCTCTGAGCTTACCAGCCGGGAGTCAGCAACAATTTTCTCCACCACG
This region includes:
- a CDS encoding outer membrane lipoprotein carrier protein LolA, producing the protein MTEHKGVYVVLYCCRRFISLWLLTVILSVVFCCFPMTASCKAGSGQKKILSRIKAVFEQPGLWQGDFVQEAHLPDVEEPVISRGKVYFKIPDCMRWEFKEPDAQLLVSDGKRLWFYDASLQQVMIGEVAQVTEARLMMHLLTNLEKLQDDYQVAVSESGDDPIVRVSLVPRAAEGEGRPFTTLQLFFDKQTLKLVKSQLTDLFANEIIISYSWKPPTENKLPAGFFSFVPPPGTEIVPLAQ